TTCGCGCCCGCTGCTCACGGCCACCTGCACGCCCGCACGCTGCGCCGTCGCCGCGAAGTGCAGGTTGCCCTGCCCCGCCTCGCCCGCGTGGTTGACCAGGGCGCCGGCCTGCCGGGCAGCGGCGGCCACAACGCCATTGACCTCGGCCTGATCCGTCGCCGCCACAACCACCCGCGCACCCGTCAGGTCGCCGTCCCGGTAGCCGCGGCGCTCACACGTCACCGGCAGGGCCAGCAGGTCCGCGTGAATCTCGGGGGCGATCACGGTGACCGCCATTCCGGCGTCCAGCAGGGTCCGGGCGCGGCGCAGGGCCACCGCACCGCCGCCGACCACCACAGCCCGCTCACCACCCAGGTTCAGAAAGACGGGCAACACACTCACACCGGGCAGCATACCGCCCAGCGGCGGGGCAGGCGTCCCCGACCGAACGGTAAGAAAGGCGGCCAGGACGGGGTTTCACCTCACACTAGAGGCGCGGCTTTGAGGCCGGGGACACAGGCACGGGCGCCGTGCCCGCGTCCGAGTCCAGATCGGGGTAGGTGTCGTCGTAGAGGGCCGAATAGTGTTCGCCCAGTCCCACCAGAAAGTCCATCTCCTCGCGGGTGGTGCGCGCGCTCAGGCGGGTCTCGAAGCTGAGCAGCAGGGCCGCGTAGGCCAGCGAGGCCGAGCCGGCCACCGCCAGCAGCACCGGCAGCACGCCGGATAGCTCGCCCAGCAGGGACGCGCCGCCGATCAGGATGCTGGTCAGCACCAGCAGGGCCACCGCCACGTACAGCGCCGTCATGGCCCGCACCAGCAGCCGGGTACGCCGCGCCAGACGCGGCAACTGCCGCACAATCATCTGTTTTTCCTGGCGGGCGCGGGGCTCCTGCTGGCCCTCCGCCGACACCAGAAACCGGAAGCGGGCCGTCAGGTGGCGCACCCGGTCGGTGGCCCGCCCCACCCGCATGCTGGTGCTCATCAGCAGCGTGCCGGCGCCGCTGATCAGGACGGCGGGCGTGATCATGGCGCTCAGAACGCCCAGGCTGGTCTCGGCCATGCGGGCAGGCTAGCGCGTGGAGCGCGGGCCGCCTTCGTCCATTCTGCACATTCCGCACCAGTAATGGTTGCGCCACCGTGCCAGAGGGCATCTGTGTCGTCCACGCACATTTGCACAGCCTGCACCCGTCCTGAATCTGCCCTGCACACGCCTCGCCCACACTGGGCACAGGACGGAAAGAAGAGGCCACCGCGCCGAACCCGCCGCCAGGAGACCCCCATGAAGAAAACGTTGCTGTCCGCCGCACTCGGCCTGACCCTGAGCCTCGCCCCCGCCACCCTGACCACCGCCTTCGCCGTTGCCGGCCCCGCCGCCGTCCGGGTGACCGCCAGCGACGGCAGCGGTGACCTCAGCTACCCCTCGCTATTTACCGAGAGCGCGTGGATGTCGCTGCAGGTTCCGGTGTCTGTGCTGGGCGGCAGCATTCCCGGCGACCTGAGCGTGGACGCCGGAACGCTGGCCGCCGGCACCACCATCACCCTGACCGGCGTGACCCAGGTCGGCGACATGGCGCTGCTGCATGTCACGGTCAGCCGCGCGGACACCGGCGTTGCCGTCAACGAGACCGCCACCCTCAACGTGAGGGCTGGCGGGCAGACGCTGGCCACCCTGAGCATTCCGGTGATCGGTGCGTCCACCAGTGATCTGGCGGACTGAGCACGCTTTTTGCGGCTTCCCTCCCACCGGGGCGGGGGGCCTTTTTGCTCCAAGCTTCCTCGACAGGTCTCTCTGCCCAGCCTTCCCTAGACCTCCCCAGTGCGCGCCCGCCGCTTCTGAAAGGCCCCGGTCAGCAGTTCGGTAATGTACTCACGGGTAAACGGCATGCCGCTGGCCTCGGCAGCGCAGATTTCCTCGTCGCGGTTGTAGGTCAGGCGGACGTAGGTGGCACTGTAGCCGGGGCCGTTCTCCTCGAATTCCAGAATCAGGTAACACGGCAGCGTGCTGTCCAGCGGGTTGCCCACCGACCCGCAGTTGATCAGCGGGCGGCCCTCCACGTCCAGCAGCAGGGCCTCGTGCATGTCGGCGTAGACCAGCGCGTCGGCGTGCTGGGTCAGCCCCAACTGCGGGTTGGGCGCGAAGGCCTCAATCTGGTCTGACAGGCTGCTGTGCGGGTACAGGCGGTGAAACAGACCCCGGCTGCTGGCGTGGACAAACCGCCACCACGCGCCGCCGAACTGTTCCTCGATGCCGTAGGGCAGGGTTTCCAGGTAGCCCAGTTGTTCGGGCGACAGCTTGCTGCGCGGCCACAGATCCTGGGGGCGGTGGCTGGCTCCGGCGACGCGGGCGTCCCAGTTGCCCTGGATCACGCGGCTGGCGTGTGCCTGCGTCCAGTCCAGCACCTCGCGTGGGCGAGGGCCCTTGCCCACCACGTCACCCAGCACCCAGAACTCGG
This DNA window, taken from Deinococcus aerolatus, encodes the following:
- a CDS encoding precorrin-2 dehydrogenase/sirohydrochlorin ferrochelatase family protein: MSVLPVFLNLGGERAVVVGGGAVALRRARTLLDAGMAVTVIAPEIHADLLALPVTCERRGYRDGDLTGARVVVAATDQAEVNGVVAAAARQAGALVNHAGEAGQGNLHFAATAQRAGVQVAVSSGRELPLLAQALARRIAALLPAEAQIDGWIAAREHALTLDPPGREAALQGLKTDIHAALGGPA
- a CDS encoding DUF2721 domain-containing protein, which encodes MAETSLGVLSAMITPAVLISGAGTLLMSTSMRVGRATDRVRHLTARFRFLVSAEGQQEPRARQEKQMIVRQLPRLARRTRLLVRAMTALYVAVALLVLTSILIGGASLLGELSGVLPVLLAVAGSASLAYAALLLSFETRLSARTTREEMDFLVGLGEHYSALYDDTYPDLDSDAGTAPVPVSPASKPRL
- a CDS encoding metallophosphoesterase family protein; protein product: MIRLAILADLHANLAATLAVHQDAARRGLTEFWVLGDVVGKGPRPREVLDWTQAHASRVIQGNWDARVAGASHRPQDLWPRSKLSPEQLGYLETLPYGIEEQFGGAWWRFVHASSRGLFHRLYPHSSLSDQIEAFAPNPQLGLTQHADALVYADMHEALLLDVEGRPLINCGSVGNPLDSTLPCYLILEFEENGPGYSATYVRLTYNRDEEICAAEASGMPFTREYITELLTGAFQKRRARTGEV